The genomic region GCTGTGGGCACGAGGTACAATGAGGAAGACCCAAGAGAGGAGACAGACGGCAGTGCTGCTCAAGGAAGCTGTGGCAACTGAAAAAAAACCCAGCACTTCTCGGGAAATATCAGCACAATAAATGACATACAGACCTgaaattttctctagttttgtgGCGTTCAATGTTTCTATTAAAGTGATTAATCATTTGTTGTGGTGGATTTAAGAAAGGACAAAAATCCCACAGCCACCTACCAAGCACCTATTAACCAATACCTAACAAGTAGTTCTGATTCTCCTCAGGCAAGCCTGTTGGCCTAGGAGATAGAGAACAGCAAAACCGACCTGGATAAGGCTGAACAAGGATGTAAgagccaaaataaagaaaaacacaatcaATGGCTTGATGTTAACATATGGCTGTAATGTAGAAATACTGTAAACTGCAATTTAGTGTTAATACTGTCAACTAATCTGAAAACTGGCATGGCCTAAACCATAAACAGACCTTACGTTCTATCAGCTTGGGATTTTAATATTCCATGTCTGCTACGAGTACACCCTGAAAAACAAAATGCACAGCTAAAACAGATGAGCTAGGAAGTACCCAAAACTTAAAAGACGAGAGCATATGTACATAAAAATCCTTACTGGAACCACAGAACTTATTGAATGAGGGCCAttctgttttaagttttcttctcATCTTAAAACCCTATTTTCTAGCAATAAGTTAAATTAAAGACAGCTCCACTTGCATTAATCTACAGAACAGTCCATATGCCAGTGTGAGGCTGCTATTCCAAAACCAGTACAGCTAGCCTGACTTTCCACTAGTGGTATTTTGGCAAAAATGTCAAAAGAGGCGATCAAAGACAGGACAGGTCGTGGGTTTCTCCCTAGGAAGGTCAtccctccctttccctcccccacccgaCCCCCGactcatgggaaaaaaataaagactgcagTAGTAGCATCAGCGTGCGCTGCCAGTCCACCTGGGGGCCTTAATTGTTGCCTTCGCCGCCGTCGTCGTCTTGCTGGTCGCTCGTCCAGAGCGTGAGGTTGTCACGGAGCAGCTGCATGATCAGCGTGGAGTCCTTGTAGGAGTCCTCGTTGAGGGTGTCGAGCTCGGCGATGGCGTCGTCGAAGGCGGTCTTGGCCAAGTGGCAGGCTTGCTCCGGGGCGTTCTGGATCTCGTAGTAGAAGACGGAGTAGTTAAGGGCCAGGCCTAATCTAATGGGGTGAGTGGGCTGCATGTGCTCCTTGCTGATCTCATGGGCTTCGCTGTAGGCCTTCTCGGATGACTCCACGACGGTCGCCCTCTTCTCGCCGGTGGCGACTTCAGCCAGGTAGCGGTAGTAGTCCCCCTTCATCTTCAGGTAAAACACTTTGCTTTCATACTGGGTCTCGCTGCAATTCTTGATCAGGTAGTTATCCAGCAGGCTCAGCACATCCTGACATACAGCCTCCAACTCCTTCTCTATTTTTTCACGGTAAGCACGGACCATCTCTATTTTCTTCTCGTTACCATCGGCAGATGTCTTCTGCTCGATGCTACTGATAACCCTCCAGGAAGAACGGCGTGCCCCGACTACATTCTTGTAAGCCACAGAGAGAAGGTTTCTTTCTTCATTGGACAGTGGCTCATTCAGCTCTGTCACCTattgaagaggaaagaagaaagagctaTTATGGTACAGGTGATGGCAAGTTGGGCTAATCGTATCTTTTATGCTACtaaaacacaaagagatggaTCAGCTGATTAAAGGCATCAACACACAGACATTAGGCTGTGTGAGTCCATgggagggagatggagaaggaatgaGCAGCAAAGAAGGGGAAAAACCACAGCTGGCTCAATGGTGCACGAAGCCCCTGCTTCCTCCCTAGAGGAGGACACACGTGCTCAGCTGTTTCCGGAAAGAACTTGCAAGTCTAATGCTTAGATGAAAAGCCAAATTTTGATCTAAATTACAAACGTCAACAGTTCTCTTGAGGAACATTACATACA from Muntiacus reevesi chromosome 2, mMunRee1.1, whole genome shotgun sequence harbors:
- the YWHAG gene encoding 14-3-3 protein gamma; amino-acid sequence: MVDREQLVQKARLAEQAERYDDMAAAMKNVTELNEPLSNEERNLLSVAYKNVVGARRSSWRVISSIEQKTSADGNEKKIEMVRAYREKIEKELEAVCQDVLSLLDNYLIKNCSETQYESKVFYLKMKGDYYRYLAEVATGEKRATVVESSEKAYSEAHEISKEHMQPTHPIRLGLALNYSVFYYEIQNAPEQACHLAKTAFDDAIAELDTLNEDSYKDSTLIMQLLRDNLTLWTSDQQDDDGGEGNN